In Acinonyx jubatus isolate Ajub_Pintada_27869175 chromosome B3, VMU_Ajub_asm_v1.0, whole genome shotgun sequence, a genomic segment contains:
- the GLRX5 gene encoding glutaredoxin-related protein 5, mitochondrial isoform X2 encodes MSGSLGRVAVALLRWGRGSGGGGLWGPGVRAAGSGGGGGGSAEQLDALVKKDKVVVFLKGTPEQPQCGFSNAVVQILRLHGVRDYAAYNVLDDPQLRQGIKDYSNWPTIPQVYLNGEFVGGCDILLQMHQNGDLVEELKKLGIRSALLDEKKDQDSK; translated from the exons ATGAGCGGGTCGCTGGGCCGGGTGGCGGTGGCTCTGCTCCGCTGGGGGCGCGGCTCCGGCGGCGGCGGCCTTTGGGGCCCAGGCGTGCGGGCGGCGGGTtcgggcggcggcgggggcggctcAGCCGAGCAACTGGACGCGCTGGTGAAGAAGGACAAGGTGGTGGTCTTCCTCAAGGGGACTCCGGAGCAGCCCCAGTGCGGCTTCAGCAACGCAGTGGTGCAGATCCTGCGGCTGCACGGCGTCCGCGACTACGCGGCCTATAATGTGCTGGACGACCCCCAGCTCCGGCAAG GCATTAAAGACTATTCCAACTGGCCCACCATCCCGCAAGTGTACCTCAACGGCGAGTTCGTGGGGGGCTGTGACATTCTGTTGCAGATGCACCAGAATGGGGACCTGGTGGAGGAACTGAAAAAGCTGGGGATCCGCTCTGCCCTTCTGGATGAAAAGAAAGACCAAGACTCCAAGTGA
- the GLRX5 gene encoding glutaredoxin-related protein 5, mitochondrial isoform X1, which translates to MSGSLGRVAVALLRWGRGSGGGGLWGPGVRAAGSGGGGGGSAEQLDALVKKDKVVVFLKGTPEQPQCGFSNAVVQILRLHGVRDYAAYNVLDDPQLRQGCSHEVSCKKGSHGIMPFVYTDVTGVKRPDVLRTHASCDLMGVLTSLFPRRTSGGGDVTCPRQS; encoded by the exons ATGAGCGGGTCGCTGGGCCGGGTGGCGGTGGCTCTGCTCCGCTGGGGGCGCGGCTCCGGCGGCGGCGGCCTTTGGGGCCCAGGCGTGCGGGCGGCGGGTtcgggcggcggcgggggcggctcAGCCGAGCAACTGGACGCGCTGGTGAAGAAGGACAAGGTGGTGGTCTTCCTCAAGGGGACTCCGGAGCAGCCCCAGTGCGGCTTCAGCAACGCAGTGGTGCAGATCCTGCGGCTGCACGGCGTCCGCGACTACGCGGCCTATAATGTGCTGGACGACCCCCAGCTCCGGCAAG GGTGCAGTCACGAAGTAAGTTGCAAAAAAGGTAGTCATGGCATAATGCCGTTCGTGTATACAGACGTTACCGGTGTGAAACGGCCCGACGTGTTGCGGACACATGCCAGTT GTGATCTCATGGGGGTGCTGACATCATTATTTCCTAGGAGGACTTCAGGAGGAGGTGATGTGACTTGCCCCAGGCAGAGTTAA